The Pirellulales bacterium genome segment GTGCGTGCCATTCTCACCATACTTCTTGATCAGCACGCCCACGGCCTCGCTCGGCTGCGCGCCGACCCCCAGCCAATACTTCACGCGCTCGTTGTTGAGCGTCGTACGGGCATCGGTCTCGCGGACCAGCGGATCGTAAGTGCCCAGCTCTTCGATCACCTTGCCATCGCGCGGACGGCGCGAGTCGACGGCACAAATGCGATAGAAGGGACGATTCTTCCGCCCCAGCCGTTTCATGCGGATCTTGACTGCCACGTAGGTCTCCCGTGCTTCGAACGATTGTTGTCGGTTGAAACTCTTGTATTTCGACCGGAGCGATTCG includes the following:
- the rpsP gene encoding 30S ribosomal protein S16: MAVKIRMKRLGRKNRPFYRICAVDSRRPRDGKVIEELGTYDPLVRETDARTTLNNERVKYWLGVGAQPSEAVGVLIKKYGENGTHVAAMQAARERIASGREVPPAPTPVVTAESRKKAEAAEAPAEAPAEAAEESAE